Proteins encoded in a region of the Uloborus diversus isolate 005 chromosome 1, Udiv.v.3.1, whole genome shotgun sequence genome:
- the LOC129226736 gene encoding adult-specific rigid cuticular protein 15.7-like isoform X2 — translation MKVIVLLMLAASSYAQLQFDIPMATTRLGDDGTSSITQYHRDDNQGNYDFGYNEGHNEGGTFRRERGDASGRKVGTYGYTNNEGLIRIVNYVADENGFRAELKSTEPGVDEKEPASVIVFKEDTPTLMTYPGPEAASVPDANGNIPGMPPTQPQYAAPMQYSNVPYAAASSAPIPYAMPVASNVQQPGMVRVMVNAPFGGYSYSY, via the exons ATGAAG gtGATTGTGCTTTTGATGCTGGCTGCTTCCAGTTATGCCCAACTGCAGTTCGATATACCTATGGCCACAACGAGACTTGGAGATGATGGAACTTCGTCGATTACTCAGTACCATAGAGACGAC AACCAAGGCAACTACGACTTCGGCTACAACGAGGGACACAACGAAGGCGGCACTTTCAGGCGGGAGAGGGGAGACGCATCAGGCCGCAAGGTGGGCACCTATGGCTACACGAACAACGAGGGCCTGATTCGAATCGTCAACTACGTCGCAGACGAGAACGGATTCCGTGCAGAACTGAAATCCACCGAACCCGGAGTGGACGAGAAAGAGCCAGCCTCGGTCATCGTCTTCAAGGAGGACACCCCCACCCTGATGACTTACCCCGGCCCGGAGGCCGCATCTGTCCCCGATGCCAACGGCAACATCCCCGGAATGCCACCTACTCAGCCACAATACGCAGCTCCAATGCAGTATTCTAATGTTCCTTATGCAGCAGCGTCTTCAGCTCCAATTCCTTACGCTATGCCAGTCGCCAGTAATGTCCAGCAACCTGGTATGGTCAGAGTGATGGTCAATGCGCCGTTCGGTGGATATTCTTATTCGTACTAA
- the LOC129226736 gene encoding adult-specific rigid cuticular protein 15.7-like isoform X1, giving the protein MMKVIVLLMLAASSYAQLQFDIPMATTRLGDDGTSSITQYHRDDNQGNYDFGYNEGHNEGGTFRRERGDASGRKVGTYGYTNNEGLIRIVNYVADENGFRAELKSTEPGVDEKEPASVIVFKEDTPTLMTYPGPEAASVPDANGNIPGMPPTQPQYAAPMQYSNVPYAAASSAPIPYAMPVASNVQQPGMVRVMVNAPFGGYSYSY; this is encoded by the exons gtGATTGTGCTTTTGATGCTGGCTGCTTCCAGTTATGCCCAACTGCAGTTCGATATACCTATGGCCACAACGAGACTTGGAGATGATGGAACTTCGTCGATTACTCAGTACCATAGAGACGAC AACCAAGGCAACTACGACTTCGGCTACAACGAGGGACACAACGAAGGCGGCACTTTCAGGCGGGAGAGGGGAGACGCATCAGGCCGCAAGGTGGGCACCTATGGCTACACGAACAACGAGGGCCTGATTCGAATCGTCAACTACGTCGCAGACGAGAACGGATTCCGTGCAGAACTGAAATCCACCGAACCCGGAGTGGACGAGAAAGAGCCAGCCTCGGTCATCGTCTTCAAGGAGGACACCCCCACCCTGATGACTTACCCCGGCCCGGAGGCCGCATCTGTCCCCGATGCCAACGGCAACATCCCCGGAATGCCACCTACTCAGCCACAATACGCAGCTCCAATGCAGTATTCTAATGTTCCTTATGCAGCAGCGTCTTCAGCTCCAATTCCTTACGCTATGCCAGTCGCCAGTAATGTCCAGCAACCTGGTATGGTCAGAGTGATGGTCAATGCGCCGTTCGGTGGATATTCTTATTCGTACTAA